In a single window of the Chloroflexota bacterium genome:
- a CDS encoding branched-chain amino acid ABC transporter permease → MDSVIGVVDYTVGFVVMAGIYAVFALGLNVHWGFTGLFNIGIAGFFALGAYTAALLTSPTADPLLFEEFVFGGDWAQIGFLDLGIDLWFVLALAAAGAVCGVIALAIGYVTLRLNDDYLAIATLGIAESVRLFFLNEKWVANGSKGLYQIPQFLEGWLPSDKYNYLYMVVVIVVLAALFIMVQRVMQSPWGRVLRAIREDEVAAAASGKNVFRFKLQAFVLGAVIMGVGGALFAHHIRFVSPLTFDPLLGTFIIWAMLMVGGAGNNLGAILGAFVVWGLWVGARFLPGELADPNVRFFMVGVLIVAVILLRPGGILGELRRVTRRRGERSAVRLDDG, encoded by the coding sequence ATCGATAGCGTCATTGGGGTAGTCGACTACACGGTCGGGTTCGTCGTCATGGCGGGCATCTACGCGGTGTTCGCCCTCGGCTTGAACGTGCATTGGGGCTTCACCGGTCTCTTCAACATCGGCATCGCCGGGTTCTTCGCCCTCGGCGCATACACGGCCGCGCTCCTGACCTCGCCGACGGCGGACCCGTTGCTGTTCGAGGAGTTCGTGTTTGGCGGCGACTGGGCGCAAATCGGATTCCTCGACCTCGGGATCGACCTGTGGTTCGTGTTGGCGTTAGCCGCGGCTGGAGCGGTGTGCGGCGTCATCGCGCTTGCGATCGGCTACGTCACGCTGCGCCTGAACGACGACTATCTGGCTATCGCCACGCTGGGCATCGCCGAGAGCGTGCGGCTCTTCTTTCTCAACGAGAAATGGGTCGCCAACGGGTCAAAGGGCCTGTACCAGATCCCCCAGTTCCTGGAGGGCTGGCTGCCGTCCGACAAATACAACTACCTCTACATGGTCGTCGTCATCGTGGTTCTGGCCGCGCTGTTCATCATGGTGCAGCGAGTCATGCAGTCGCCCTGGGGCCGGGTGCTGCGAGCCATCCGCGAGGACGAGGTCGCCGCCGCGGCCAGCGGCAAGAACGTGTTTAGGTTCAAGTTGCAGGCGTTTGTGTTGGGGGCCGTCATCATGGGCGTGGGAGGGGCGCTCTTCGCTCACCACATCCGCTTCGTTTCGCCGCTGACGTTCGATCCGCTGCTGGGCACCTTCATCATCTGGGCCATGCTGATGGTGGGCGGCGCCGGCAACAATCTCGGCGCCATCCTGGGCGCGTTTGTGGTGTGGGGGCTTTGGGTCGGCGCGCGATTCCTGCCGGGCGAGCTCGCCGACCCGAACGTCCGCTTTTTCATGGTCGGCGTGCTGATCGTCGCCGTGATCCTGCTGCGCCCGGGCGGCATTCTGGGCGAGCTGCGGCGCGTGACGCGGCGCCGCGGGGAACGGTCGGCCGTCCGTCTCGACGACGGGTGA
- a CDS encoding branched-chain amino acid ABC transporter permease: MRTAVQRLRAAWMPGYSVAAAIAAMLVVGFLPFVKMGLVVNGFVLGSIIATGAIGLTLIYGNLGFANIAHGDYMAMGAYVAFTIITGLLPLVGIEGQGFGPFTFGYPLLIALPVAAAIVALGAIVLDAGIYRRLRNRRVNQVVIAMASLGLAIAVRGLIQIIWTSEKLQFPRESRQVYHLPMDVRIPPDSIFIGGLAVVLVIGVYVLLTRTKIGKAMRATADNPDLARVSGIPTERVIWATWAIGGGLAAIAGILLAVFQAQLLPSMGWEFLIPLFAAVILGGIGNPYGALVGALVIGVSMEVSTQWITPSYKHAIAFIIMIVLLLARPRGLLGGST, translated from the coding sequence TTGCGCACCGCCGTCCAGAGACTTCGCGCGGCGTGGATGCCGGGATACTCCGTAGCCGCCGCCATCGCGGCAATGCTCGTCGTCGGATTCTTGCCGTTCGTCAAGATGGGCCTGGTGGTCAACGGCTTCGTGCTGGGGTCCATCATCGCCACCGGCGCCATCGGTCTCACGCTGATCTACGGCAACCTGGGTTTCGCCAACATCGCCCACGGCGACTACATGGCCATGGGCGCCTACGTGGCGTTCACGATCATCACCGGTCTCCTGCCCCTGGTGGGAATCGAAGGGCAGGGATTCGGGCCGTTCACCTTCGGCTACCCGTTGCTCATTGCGCTGCCGGTGGCGGCCGCCATCGTCGCCCTCGGCGCAATCGTGCTGGACGCGGGGATCTACCGCCGGCTGAGAAACCGCCGTGTCAACCAGGTGGTGATCGCCATGGCATCGCTGGGACTGGCGATCGCCGTGCGCGGTCTCATTCAGATCATCTGGACGAGTGAAAAGCTCCAATTCCCGCGTGAGTCGCGGCAGGTCTACCACCTGCCCATGGACGTTCGCATTCCCCCGGACAGCATCTTCATCGGGGGCCTCGCCGTCGTCCTCGTCATCGGGGTCTACGTGCTGCTCACTCGCACCAAGATCGGCAAGGCCATGCGCGCCACGGCCGACAATCCCGACCTGGCTCGCGTGAGCGGCATTCCGACGGAACGCGTCATCTGGGCCACCTGGGCCATAGGCGGAGGCCTGGCGGCAATTGCCGGAATCCTCCTGGCGGTGTTTCAGGCGCAGCTGCTCCCCAGCATGGGCTGGGAGTTCCTGATTCCGCTGTTCGCCGCCGTGATCCTGGGCGGCATCGGCAATCCCTATGGAGCCCTGGTGGGCGCGCTGGTCATTGGCGTCAGCATGGAAGTCTCGACCCAGTGGATCACGCCCAGCTACAAGCACGCCATCGCCTTCATCATCATGATCGTGCTGCTGCTGGCCAGACCGCGGGGCCTCTTGGGAGGGTCCACCTGA